One stretch of Brevibacillus laterosporus DNA includes these proteins:
- a CDS encoding amino acid adenylation domain-containing protein: protein MIDKDLLETGIAIIGMSSRFPGAKNIEEFWTNLAEGVESITFYSEEEMLESGIDLELVKKNPNYVRANGYLSNSEYFDASFFGFSQREAEITDPQQRLFLECAWEAMEHAGYVGEKYEGRIGVYAGTGASTYLISNLLSTGHQMTLDEYSLFVGNDKDFLAPRVSYKLSLRGPSVGVQTACSTSLVAVHLACQSLLSGECDMALAGGSAVSFPQKQGHLYQEGMIFSPDGHCRAFDSQAKGTVGGNGVGTVLLKRLEDALADRDTIHAVIRGSAVNNDGGLRLGFTAPSALGQADVIAEAINMANITADTITYVETHGTGTPIGDPVEIEGLTQAFRQSTEKMGYCAIGSVKANIGHLDTAAGVTGLIKTTLALKHKKLPPLLHFTEANPKIDFANSPFYPNTELTEWESKRTPRRAGISSFGIGATNAHVIVEEAPYIPAQSSERPYHLLVLSAQTDTALEAATIQAVHHFEKYPDVNISDVAYTLQVGRKEFDHRGIVVCRSMEDAILALTDQASERVYKNDGTVAKRPVAFLFTGESEVLRQMAREMYSIEPIFSSHLDLVAEKLQSTTGINMHSYLLTEGEAEQDTLAAELTKLVVPYAVAHLWLSWGVQPDMAIGEGIGEYVARYFTNELSLDEFLAHALAYVKEGERVRSNLFQDQVRILEEKETYVLVVIGTEQKEKSPFSAMHSLLSSLGRLWLEGVEVNWGSLYEGEERFRIPLPTYPFERKRYFIDRPKTNAQSALSELAQAQAETAITSQAVTAEEIDPAHSPTVLSKQIEQKVASCWKEVLGVQQVSAEDSFYEMGGDSLLITQLISRLERVLPIKMDMQVFFEADLFSEFVGLVEKNLIKQLETDENAHTPLIQRSDAVTQGEYPLSFSQQRLWFLHQMNPENTAYNLPYAFSITGRLDVRALERSIEEIMKRHEILRTTFAFRDDQPVQRVAPAQLYSIPVLSLEEKAEETDRETVMKEVMKGFNQPFHLQTDQLFRCQLLRFTETEHVLLINYHHIITDGWSHSIFNQELTTFYQAFAARERVELPPLSIQYGDFAKWQHQRHQEGSLEAQVDYWKQKLEGVSGQLALPTDYPRTSEPTLHGKQVPFSLSHQVTKQLQELSRKEGATLFMTLMAAFKVLLYRYSGDRDSCVGTTVANRNNREIEELIGFFVNNLVIRNHIEENLSFRQLIQEVRTTCLEAYAHQDLPFNHLISELNLERSLSHNPMFQVMFVLQNTPASDLELPGLTFSPLLFETDALQSDLTLEMVLTEDRLTGNVAFNTGLFTEETIYRMMGHFKMLLEGIITNPDESIETLPLLTELEKEQLLLTWNQTSRIYPIGKGIHHLFEEKVAQYPDHNAIMWGEMSSSITFDELNRQANQLAHHLIALGVGLEVPVGICVERSPWYIIGMLAVLKAGGTYVPIDPAIPTERIHYQVKDSGVLVMLTTESLMNNLPIPQGGLVVLDREWEQIEQLCGENPEVKMDDHVSAYIIYTSGSTGRPKGVRIQHKSVANLIHWFIESHELTNLDRSTFTFGLGFDGVTLEVWPSLIAGACMFIPDEETRLSPEKMQTWLIEKKITFASAPTPMAELLMDLDWPAEIVLRMICMGGDKLRAYPKKALPFLISNNYGPTESTCVVTYSISNTRQVVSEKVNIGRPVPNTLIYILDRHMQPVPVGVAGEIHIGGIGLTSGYVGQPNLADEKFIENPFPSSATFPSSHLYKTGDLARYLPDGRIEYLERMDQQMKIRGYRIELGEIEAVLTEHTAVREAVVIVHEDEAGEKRLVAYVVFDKREEKATMMLELRSYLQAKLPRYMVPAHFLEIEHIPLTANGKFDRKALPSVPAVVEMLDEIIPPRNEVERILSTIWSNILQCESVGVNQNYFEIGGDSIKTIMIISQMKRQGYLCTPDQFFKNQTIAELAEGVQLVVQNEEAAQDDTEKDYDYPLVKLNRSDFDHLVGTDEEIVDAYPLTALQKFMLARHLEKIESGKFFVNMVFVMNDDMDENKMKEAWQEVGKLYPVTRTCILYEGLPHPVQAVRKSAQIPVEFVDWRHMTKEQQEEALRKTQQKIILANDVTYLSRPSTYKILFFRISERRYQIIMSASYLLMDGWTHFIVLIDLLQRYYALRQGNQLETGSRRSYHDYIDWLQRLDHIEAENYWQEELKGYTAPIALIESVPDNTVDHTRVGFGKQDLFIEKSCQQKLQALAAKHHLTTNILMQGAWALLQSYYTGYTTIVYGMMSSGRQSAFEGAETVAGPCINTLPLRIEIKKDMGLIPWLGTIRDKQEKLTQFDYISLETIRKLIDFPADQPLFSNYMIFQNLGSYFSINVPELFNRPDFDFENQYEKALAIYDESTPLRLDTGVGVDHLFIHATYFKQFFRDEAITQMMRDYQSMIELFIEHPDATVEELLHKHNNSGRTPVK, encoded by the coding sequence ATGATTGATAAGGATTTGCTTGAAACCGGGATAGCCATCATCGGCATGTCCAGTCGTTTCCCAGGAGCAAAAAATATCGAAGAATTTTGGACCAATCTGGCAGAAGGTGTGGAATCGATTACTTTTTATAGTGAGGAAGAAATGCTTGAGTCCGGGATTGATCTGGAACTTGTTAAAAAAAATCCCAACTACGTCAGGGCAAATGGCTATTTGAGTAATTCGGAGTATTTTGATGCCTCCTTTTTCGGATTCAGTCAACGAGAGGCAGAGATTACTGATCCGCAGCAGCGACTGTTCTTGGAATGTGCGTGGGAAGCCATGGAACACGCGGGCTATGTCGGAGAAAAATATGAAGGAAGAATCGGAGTATATGCTGGAACCGGTGCAAGCACGTATCTCATATCGAATCTCTTATCTACTGGTCATCAGATGACACTTGATGAATATTCCTTATTCGTTGGCAATGATAAGGATTTTCTCGCCCCCCGTGTTTCTTACAAGCTTAGTCTTCGGGGACCAAGTGTGGGTGTGCAGACAGCATGCTCCACTTCGCTCGTTGCCGTCCATCTGGCATGCCAATCCTTGCTAAGTGGTGAATGTGACATGGCCCTTGCCGGCGGTAGTGCGGTTTCTTTTCCGCAAAAGCAGGGGCATCTGTACCAAGAAGGCATGATTTTCTCGCCAGATGGTCATTGTCGCGCATTTGACAGCCAAGCGAAAGGAACGGTGGGTGGCAACGGAGTCGGAACCGTTCTACTCAAACGATTGGAGGATGCGTTGGCAGACCGAGATACAATTCATGCGGTCATTCGTGGTTCAGCGGTGAATAATGACGGAGGTCTTCGTCTTGGCTTTACCGCGCCCAGTGCTCTTGGACAAGCAGATGTAATTGCAGAGGCGATCAACATGGCCAATATAACGGCGGATACGATTACCTATGTCGAAACACACGGAACAGGCACGCCCATAGGCGATCCAGTGGAAATCGAAGGGCTCACCCAAGCATTCAGGCAAAGTACAGAGAAAATGGGATATTGTGCCATCGGTTCGGTAAAAGCAAACATTGGACACCTTGATACAGCAGCGGGCGTAACAGGATTAATCAAAACGACTCTGGCTCTCAAGCATAAAAAGCTACCTCCTTTGCTCCATTTTACCGAAGCAAATCCGAAAATAGATTTTGCCAACAGTCCGTTTTATCCAAATACAGAACTGACTGAGTGGGAGAGCAAAAGAACGCCGCGCCGTGCAGGAATAAGTTCGTTCGGAATCGGGGCGACCAATGCACATGTCATCGTGGAAGAAGCACCATACATACCAGCGCAATCCTCTGAGCGTCCATATCATCTGCTCGTCCTGTCAGCACAGACCGACACCGCACTAGAAGCAGCCACAATCCAAGCAGTCCACCATTTTGAAAAATATCCTGATGTGAACATCTCGGATGTAGCTTATACCTTACAAGTGGGACGCAAAGAGTTTGACCACAGAGGTATCGTTGTGTGCCGTAGTATGGAGGACGCTATCCTTGCTCTGACAGATCAAGCGTCTGAACGAGTCTATAAGAACGATGGAACCGTAGCGAAACGTCCGGTCGCCTTCTTGTTCACGGGTGAATCAGAGGTATTACGACAAATGGCAAGAGAGATGTACAGTATAGAGCCGATATTTTCAAGCCATCTTGATTTAGTAGCAGAAAAATTACAGTCCACAACGGGGATCAATATGCACTCATATCTGTTAACGGAAGGGGAAGCAGAGCAGGATACTCTTGCGGCAGAGTTGACGAAATTAGTCGTTCCTTATGCTGTGGCACATCTCTGGCTGTCATGGGGAGTGCAACCAGATATGGCAATTGGTGAAGGGATTGGTGAGTATGTGGCCCGTTATTTCACCAATGAACTATCACTTGATGAGTTCCTTGCGCATGCCTTGGCATACGTGAAGGAAGGAGAACGTGTTCGTTCAAACCTTTTTCAAGACCAGGTACGGATTCTTGAAGAAAAGGAAACGTACGTTCTGGTTGTGATCGGCACAGAGCAAAAAGAAAAGAGTCCGTTCTCCGCTATGCACTCTCTTCTTAGCTCCCTTGGTCGCCTCTGGCTGGAAGGGGTTGAGGTAAATTGGGGTTCCCTTTACGAAGGGGAAGAAAGATTCAGAATTCCGCTCCCCACCTATCCATTTGAAAGGAAGCGTTACTTTATTGACCGACCGAAAACGAATGCACAAAGCGCGCTGTCGGAACTTGCACAAGCACAAGCGGAGACGGCAATTACCAGCCAAGCTGTCACGGCAGAAGAGATCGACCCCGCTCATTCACCGACTGTTCTGTCCAAACAGATTGAGCAAAAAGTGGCATCATGTTGGAAAGAAGTCCTCGGTGTGCAACAGGTCTCGGCTGAGGATAGCTTTTACGAGATGGGCGGGGATTCTCTGCTGATCACCCAACTGATTTCCCGTTTGGAACGTGTACTTCCGATCAAGATGGATATGCAGGTATTTTTCGAAGCTGATTTATTTTCTGAATTTGTTGGTTTGGTTGAAAAGAATCTGATCAAACAGTTGGAAACAGATGAGAACGCTCATACACCATTGATTCAACGCAGCGATGCTGTCACGCAAGGAGAGTATCCCCTGTCATTTTCCCAGCAACGCCTATGGTTCCTCCATCAGATGAATCCTGAAAATACAGCATACAATCTGCCCTATGCTTTTTCCATAACAGGTAGATTGGACGTCAGGGCACTGGAGCGAAGCATCGAAGAAATCATGAAGCGACATGAAATATTACGTACCACATTTGCTTTTCGGGACGACCAACCTGTACAACGGGTTGCACCTGCTCAACTGTACAGCATACCTGTTCTTTCATTAGAAGAGAAGGCTGAGGAAACGGACCGGGAGACAGTCATGAAAGAAGTGATGAAGGGCTTTAACCAGCCGTTCCATTTGCAAACGGATCAGTTGTTCCGTTGCCAGCTTTTACGTTTTACCGAAACCGAACACGTTTTGCTGATCAATTATCACCACATTATCACCGATGGCTGGTCCCATAGTATTTTCAACCAAGAATTAACGACTTTCTATCAAGCCTTCGCAGCAAGAGAAAGAGTTGAACTCCCGCCGCTGTCTATCCAGTACGGGGATTTTGCCAAGTGGCAACACCAACGTCATCAGGAAGGCTCACTGGAAGCACAGGTTGACTACTGGAAACAAAAGCTGGAAGGGGTTTCAGGTCAGCTTGCTTTACCGACCGATTATCCACGTACGTCTGAGCCGACATTACACGGGAAACAAGTTCCGTTCTCTCTTTCACATCAAGTGACAAAGCAATTGCAAGAGCTATCCCGTAAAGAAGGGGCTACTCTGTTTATGACGCTGATGGCGGCGTTTAAAGTCCTGCTCTACCGTTATTCCGGAGACAGAGACAGTTGTGTAGGTACCACGGTGGCCAATCGCAACAACAGAGAGATTGAAGAGTTGATCGGCTTTTTCGTCAACAACCTCGTCATCCGTAACCATATAGAGGAGAATCTGTCTTTCCGCCAACTGATCCAAGAAGTCCGGACCACATGCCTGGAAGCATATGCGCATCAAGATCTGCCATTCAACCACCTGATTAGCGAGTTGAACCTAGAGCGGTCGCTTAGTCACAACCCGATGTTCCAAGTGATGTTTGTCTTGCAAAATACCCCAGCTTCAGACCTGGAGCTTCCCGGATTAACCTTTTCTCCGCTTCTCTTTGAAACGGATGCGCTTCAATCCGATTTGACATTAGAAATGGTGCTTACGGAAGACCGATTGACGGGAAATGTAGCGTTCAATACTGGGCTGTTTACAGAAGAAACCATCTATCGCATGATGGGTCACTTCAAAATGCTGTTAGAAGGAATCATCACGAACCCCGATGAGTCGATTGAAACCTTACCGTTGTTAACAGAGTTAGAAAAAGAACAGTTGCTTCTGACGTGGAATCAAACCAGCCGGATCTATCCGATTGGGAAGGGTATCCATCATCTGTTTGAAGAAAAAGTGGCGCAATACCCTGATCATAACGCGATCATGTGGGGGGAGATGTCGTCATCCATTACCTTTGATGAATTGAATCGTCAAGCAAATCAACTGGCCCATCATTTAATTGCATTGGGTGTAGGTTTGGAAGTTCCGGTCGGCATCTGCGTTGAGCGTTCACCATGGTATATCATCGGAATGTTAGCCGTTCTTAAGGCAGGCGGAACCTATGTGCCGATTGATCCTGCTATTCCGACGGAACGAATTCATTATCAAGTAAAGGATTCTGGCGTTTTGGTTATGCTGACGACTGAATCACTCATGAACAACTTGCCTATTCCACAAGGCGGGCTGGTCGTTCTTGATCGTGAGTGGGAACAAATCGAACAACTGTGCGGTGAGAACCCAGAAGTTAAGATGGATGACCATGTTAGTGCCTATATCATCTATACATCTGGCTCTACCGGGCGACCAAAAGGTGTGCGGATCCAACATAAATCTGTCGCAAACCTCATCCACTGGTTTATCGAGTCTCACGAACTTACCAATTTGGATCGTTCTACCTTTACCTTTGGTCTCGGCTTTGACGGAGTTACCCTGGAAGTATGGCCATCTCTGATAGCAGGAGCATGCATGTTCATACCAGATGAAGAAACGCGACTTTCGCCTGAAAAGATGCAAACCTGGTTGATTGAGAAAAAGATTACATTTGCTAGCGCACCGACACCGATGGCTGAATTATTGATGGACCTGGATTGGCCAGCAGAAATCGTATTGCGCATGATCTGTATGGGCGGGGACAAACTGCGAGCTTATCCCAAAAAAGCACTGCCGTTCCTGATCAGTAACAACTATGGACCAACAGAGTCGACCTGCGTTGTCACTTATAGCATTTCCAACACCAGACAAGTGGTCAGCGAAAAAGTAAACATTGGACGTCCTGTGCCAAATACCTTGATTTATATTTTGGACAGGCACATGCAACCCGTTCCCGTAGGTGTAGCAGGAGAAATCCATATTGGCGGGATCGGACTTACATCTGGATATGTTGGACAACCAAATTTGGCAGACGAAAAATTCATCGAAAATCCGTTCCCTTCATCGGCTACTTTTCCATCTTCACACCTTTACAAAACAGGAGACTTGGCCCGTTATCTCCCGGATGGAAGAATTGAGTATCTGGAACGGATGGACCAGCAGATGAAGATTCGTGGTTACCGGATCGAACTAGGAGAGATCGAGGCCGTATTAACAGAACACACTGCCGTGCGCGAAGCGGTGGTGATTGTTCATGAAGATGAGGCAGGGGAGAAGCGCTTGGTTGCCTACGTCGTTTTTGACAAAAGAGAAGAAAAAGCAACAATGATGCTTGAATTACGCAGCTATCTGCAAGCAAAACTTCCGCGTTACATGGTGCCGGCGCATTTCCTGGAGATAGAGCATATTCCCCTCACTGCTAACGGAAAATTCGATCGAAAGGCGTTACCAAGTGTACCTGCCGTAGTAGAAATGCTTGACGAAATTATTCCGCCACGAAACGAGGTTGAGAGGATTCTCTCCACCATCTGGTCAAATATCCTGCAGTGTGAGAGTGTTGGGGTTAATCAGAACTACTTCGAAATCGGTGGAGACTCGATTAAAACGATCATGATCATCTCCCAGATGAAACGGCAAGGCTACCTCTGTACCCCTGACCAATTTTTTAAGAATCAAACCATCGCAGAGCTTGCGGAAGGCGTACAGCTCGTTGTCCAAAATGAAGAAGCGGCACAGGATGACACGGAAAAAGACTATGATTACCCGCTGGTCAAACTGAATAGAAGTGACTTTGATCATCTTGTGGGAACAGATGAAGAGATCGTAGATGCCTACCCACTGACCGCTCTTCAGAAATTTATGCTGGCAAGACATCTGGAAAAAATCGAATCCGGAAAATTCTTTGTCAACATGGTCTTTGTTATGAATGATGATATGGATGAAAACAAGATGAAGGAGGCATGGCAGGAAGTAGGGAAGCTTTATCCGGTGACACGAACCTGCATTCTTTACGAAGGCTTACCGCATCCGGTTCAAGCCGTTCGTAAGAGTGCCCAAATTCCCGTCGAGTTTGTCGATTGGCGGCATATGACAAAAGAACAGCAGGAAGAAGCCCTTCGAAAAACACAACAGAAAATTATTCTGGCAAATGACGTCACTTATCTTAGTCGTCCATCCACCTACAAGATTTTGTTCTTCCGCATAAGCGAACGTAGATATCAAATTATCATGTCTGCTTCGTATTTGCTTATGGATGGCTGGACTCACTTCATTGTCCTGATCGATCTCCTACAACGCTATTATGCGTTACGCCAGGGAAATCAGCTTGAGACTGGGTCACGCCGTTCTTATCATGATTACATCGATTGGCTTCAAAGACTAGACCATATAGAAGCAGAGAACTACTGGCAGGAGGAGTTGAAAGGTTATACGGCACCAATCGCACTCATTGAAAGTGTACCGGATAATACCGTTGACCACACAAGAGTTGGTTTCGGGAAACAAGATTTATTTATTGAAAAGTCTTGTCAACAAAAATTACAAGCACTAGCAGCCAAGCATCATCTTACCACCAACATCTTGATGCAAGGGGCGTGGGCTTTATTACAAAGCTATTATACAGGCTATACCACAATCGTTTACGGCATGATGTCCAGTGGCCGGCAATCCGCTTTTGAAGGCGCGGAAACCGTGGCAGGTCCTTGTATCAACACCTTGCCTTTGCGGATAGAGATCAAGAAAGATATGGGATTGATCCCGTGGTTAGGAACCATCCGTGACAAGCAAGAGAAGCTAACCCAGTTTGATTACATCTCGCTCGAAACGATTCGCAAGCTAATTGACTTCCCAGCAGATCAGCCATTGTTCTCTAACTACATGATCTTCCAGAACCTTGGCTCCTATTTCAGTATAAATGTTCCCGAACTGTTCAACCGACCAGACTTTGATTTCGAAAACCAGTATGAAAAGGCCCTTGCCATTTACGATGAAAGCACACCGTTGCGTCTTGATACAGGTGTGGGAGTGGACCACCTCTTTATCCACGCTACGTACTTTAAGCAGTTTTTCCGAGACGAAGCGATTACTCAAATGATGCGCGATTACCAAAGCATGATAGAGCTTTTCATCGAACATCCAGATGCAACAGTTGAGGAGTTATTACACAAGCACAACAACTCTGGCCGTACCCCTGTCAAGTAG
- a CDS encoding aspartyl-phosphate phosphatase Spo0E family protein has protein sequence MKKILLVFLFLIGTTLAACSRDDSYQEIYLVKNEGTYETYVGKNHQDIFLLNLALNYSPSLPFDQSEVLRQKLEMLYYKEGSFSSQAVLQMSQQLDEYIVTFQKIQYS, from the coding sequence ATGAAAAAAATTCTGTTAGTCTTCCTTTTTTTAATCGGTACTACATTGGCAGCATGTTCTAGGGATGATAGCTATCAGGAAATCTATTTAGTTAAAAATGAGGGGACATATGAAACATATGTGGGGAAAAATCATCAAGATATATTTCTCCTGAATTTAGCACTCAATTACTCACCTTCTCTTCCCTTTGATCAGAGCGAAGTCCTCCGTCAAAAATTAGAGATGTTGTATTACAAAGAAGGCTCATTTTCAAGTCAAGCAGTATTACAAATGAGTCAGCAACTAGATGAGTACATTGTTACATTTCAAAAAATACAATACAGTTGA
- a CDS encoding IS3 family transposase — MHNELNREFDQDEEKAVIVSDLTYVRVDQKWNYVCLFVDLFNREIIGYSAGPNKDAQLVYRALSSIPGNLERINLFHTDRGNEFKNKLIDVALDTFKIKRSRSVKGCPYDNAVAEATFKIFKTEFVKGRHFDSLNELELELMDYIHWYNLIRIHGTLGYKSPIQYKLEHLKKAV; from the coding sequence ATTCATAATGAGTTAAATCGAGAATTTGATCAAGATGAAGAAAAAGCCGTTATTGTTAGTGATTTAACATACGTAAGGGTCGATCAAAAGTGGAATTATGTATGTTTATTTGTCGATCTCTTCAATAGAGAAATCATTGGATATAGTGCTGGTCCTAACAAAGATGCACAATTAGTCTATCGAGCATTATCTTCTATCCCCGGCAATTTAGAACGTATTAACCTCTTCCACACAGATCGAGGAAACGAGTTCAAAAATAAATTGATTGATGTAGCATTAGATACATTTAAAATCAAACGATCACGAAGTGTAAAAGGATGTCCGTATGATAACGCGGTCGCAGAGGCAACCTTTAAAATTTTTAAGACCGAATTTGTCAAAGGGCGTCATTTTGATAGTTTAAATGAATTGGAACTAGAATTAATGGATTATATCCATTGGTACAATCTTATTAGAATACATGGGACCCTTGGCTACAAGAGCCCCATTCAATATAAACTTGAACACCTTAAAAAAGCTGTTTAG
- a CDS encoding transposase: MTHSNWGEQTLLRISQQRAWQQIQQKANRSQTPIFVILDLTTKVIEIFHSSRQNYGTRKIKVELKKQGYVVSRRRIGRIMNEQGLVSSYTVAQFKHHKTTCNDQRFIMS, translated from the coding sequence CTGACCCACAGTAACTGGGGTGAGCAAACGCTTCTCCGTATCTCTCAACAACGTGCTTGGCAGCAAATTCAACAAAAAGCGAATCGTTCACAGACGCCTATATTCGTTATCCTTGATCTTACTACCAAAGTAATTGAAATCTTCCATTCCAGTCGCCAGAATTATGGTACACGCAAAATCAAAGTAGAGTTGAAAAAACAGGGCTATGTTGTATCAAGACGCCGTATTGGAAGGATTATGAATGAGCAGGGTTTGGTATCATCCTATACGGTGGCTCAATTTAAGCACCATAAGACAACATGCAATGATCAACGATTCATAATGAGTTAA
- a CDS encoding RNA methyltransferase codes for MNNLSSIPNYIYTYACREDEQSLCQLELRSLFGMQPPANLFKSTISIDPSRSPFIKERIELLYEGDSIADILEQVQQIDMLESTFKVIFVKTNDLEVSEKIEFPERRAIEREMGLHITGESDVHHPDHEFGLVTLGGRWFFGHYVKNKAVWLHHMKKPRSYSIALSTRVARAVANIAVPHPLGITAIDPCCGIGTVLVEALSMGIDIVGGDINPFVVHGARENLAYFELEGEITLGAISQISSHYDVAIIDMPYNLFSTTTPEEQLSILQHTRRIATKAIIITIETIDVMIADAGLTITDRCVAKKGNFTRQILVCA; via the coding sequence TTGAATAATCTTAGCTCGATCCCTAACTATATATACACGTATGCATGCCGTGAGGATGAACAATCCTTATGCCAATTAGAGTTACGCTCCCTTTTTGGAATGCAACCCCCGGCTAACCTTTTTAAAAGTACAATTTCCATAGATCCTAGTCGCAGCCCCTTTATTAAAGAGCGCATTGAATTGCTCTACGAGGGCGACAGCATTGCCGATATATTAGAACAAGTACAACAGATCGACATGCTTGAATCGACATTCAAGGTCATTTTTGTTAAAACAAATGATCTGGAAGTCTCAGAAAAAATAGAGTTTCCTGAACGCCGCGCCATTGAGCGGGAAATGGGACTGCATATTACCGGAGAATCTGACGTCCATCACCCTGATCATGAATTTGGTCTCGTTACCCTCGGAGGTCGGTGGTTCTTTGGTCACTATGTAAAGAATAAAGCGGTTTGGCTTCACCACATGAAGAAACCACGCAGTTATTCCATTGCTTTGAGCACACGTGTAGCCAGAGCTGTTGCTAATATTGCCGTTCCCCATCCGTTAGGCATTACAGCCATAGATCCCTGCTGCGGAATTGGAACCGTACTTGTAGAGGCTCTCTCCATGGGAATCGATATTGTTGGTGGAGATATCAATCCCTTTGTCGTTCATGGGGCCCGAGAGAACCTTGCTTATTTTGAACTAGAAGGGGAAATCACCTTAGGGGCCATATCACAAATCTCTTCACACTACGATGTAGCTATTATCGATATGCCCTATAATCTATTCTCCACTACTACGCCAGAGGAACAGCTATCGATCCTTCAGCATACACGCCGCATTGCGACCAAAGCGATCATTATCACAATTGAAACGATTGACGTGATGATCGCAGATGCTGGACTGACGATTACAGATCGCTGTGTAGCCAAGAAGGGAAACTTCACTAGACAAATTCTGGTTTGTGCGTGA
- a CDS encoding PRD domain-containing protein → MLIKKVFNNNVAFVHRDVTEMIVMGKGIAFQKKVGEYIDEAIIDKIFVLENENQTSNKLLQLINEIPTEHFELTAQIVQYVKTQITNPISDNIYLTLTDHISFTINRVQKGQVIKNPLFWEIKKFYQMEYELGLTALTMVKDHTGFELPEEEAGSIALHLINAQQDNKAMEETIRVTKVVSDILNIVKYHFGIALNENSINYNRFVTHLRYFAYRLSRNEQLVDEDHLLFEQVKANYPEAFRCTEKVITYLQSNYNKQLTKDDIIYFIIHIHRVTTRELDNQSTGL, encoded by the coding sequence ATGCTCATAAAAAAAGTTTTTAACAACAATGTGGCTTTCGTACACCGAGATGTAACAGAAATGATTGTAATGGGTAAAGGGATTGCTTTCCAAAAAAAAGTTGGTGAATATATCGATGAAGCTATAATAGATAAAATATTTGTGTTAGAAAATGAAAATCAAACATCAAATAAATTATTACAATTAATCAATGAAATCCCAACTGAACATTTCGAACTTACTGCTCAGATTGTTCAATATGTGAAAACACAAATTACCAACCCAATAAGTGATAATATTTATCTTACCTTAACAGATCATATTAGTTTCACAATTAATCGGGTTCAAAAGGGACAGGTTATTAAAAACCCTTTATTTTGGGAAATCAAAAAGTTTTATCAAATGGAGTATGAGCTTGGCTTAACAGCTCTTACAATGGTTAAAGATCATACTGGATTTGAACTACCAGAAGAAGAAGCAGGTTCTATTGCCTTACATTTGATTAATGCACAACAAGATAATAAAGCAATGGAAGAAACCATAAGGGTTACAAAAGTAGTAAGTGATATTCTAAACATTGTCAAATATCATTTTGGGATAGCATTAAATGAAAACTCGATAAACTATAATCGATTTGTTACACATTTAAGATATTTTGCCTATCGTCTCTCTCGTAATGAGCAACTGGTAGACGAAGATCATTTGTTATTTGAACAAGTTAAGGCAAATTATCCTGAAGCATTCCGCTGTACAGAGAAGGTAATAACGTATTTACAATCAAACTATAATAAACAACTTACGAAAGATGATATTATTTATTTTATTATTCATATCCATCGTGTTACTACAAGGGAACTAGATAATCAATCTACAGGATTGTGA